Proteins found in one Salvelinus alpinus chromosome 11, SLU_Salpinus.1, whole genome shotgun sequence genomic segment:
- the LOC139534703 gene encoding uncharacterized protein C4orf19 homolog gives MGCQCCRMLKSYIYDPTAPVDVHGGKRDPAESSLYQSHHLPGDSGNQFNIKQNQGFHNLGFSNKYTERGGGGSLKLEIDNNHINKLHAVPTNPERELGTGQAAKPRVGEGGGGLYILHPEGQVPRRDPSKGLNLVRVSPNTPSLDLTLNLTHSGDTDSHPDKNRMVRNVSDPVIGDRYGVGCNTSSVDELDEGVEGTAEYLGDTGDEQSVLSADIQTSTTSLSSADTNDDREAPDATTTENGIGISVKKSEDEGKAGEDDDVQSVTDSMVAEALAALEAATAGEDYED, from the exons ATGGGGTGCCAATGCTGTCGGATGCTGAAAAG ttacaTCTATGATCCGACCGCTCCGGTGGACGTCCACGGCGGGAAGAGGGACCCGGCTGAGAGCTCTCTCTACCAGTCCCACCACCTACCAGGAGACAGCGGGAACCAGTTCAACATCAAGCAGAACCAGGGCTTCCACAACCTGGGCTTCAGCAACAAGTACACCGAAAGAGGAGGTGGCGGAAGCCTCAAGCTGGAGATCGACAACAACCACATCAACAAGCTCCACGCCGTGCCCACCAACCCAGAGAGGGAGTTGGGCACGGGGCAGGCAGCCAAGCCTCGTGTGGGGGAGGGTGGTGGGGGTCTATATATCCTCCATCCAGAGGGCCAGGTGCCAAGACGAGATCCATCCAAGGGCCTCAATCTAGTCCGAGTCTCTCCCAACACACCCTCCCTGGATCTTACTCTCAATCTGACCCACTCGGGTGACACTGACTCTCACCCAGACAAGAATAGGATGGTCCGGAACGTCTCGGACCCCGTCATCGGGGACAGGTATGGGGTGGGGTGCAACACCTCATCAGTGGATGAGCTGGACGAGGGGGTGGAAGGCACGGCGGAGTACCTGGGCGACACGGGAGATGAGCAGAGTGTCCTGTCTGCGGACATTCAAACCAGTACGACTAGCCTGTCCTCGGCAGACACAAACGACGATAGGGAGGCGCCGGACGCCACTACCACAGAGAATGGGATCGGGATCTCAGTGAAGAAGAGCGAGGATGAGGGTAAGGCAGGGGAAGACGATGACGTGCAGAGCGTCACAGACTCTATGGTGGCGGAAGCTCTGGCAGCTCTAGAGGCAGCGACGGCCGGGGAGGACTATGAGGACTAA